CAGGCCGAAGGGGCGCGCTTTGCCGTGGATGCAGATTCGAGCATCGTCAAAGGCATCGCCTGCCTGCTGGGCGACATCTACTCGGTCGGCACCCCGCAGGAAGCCGCCGCTCACGAGTCCCAACTGCTTGCGCAGACCCGCATCGACGCCCACCTCTCGCCCAACCGCCGCCGCGGCCTCCAACTCGTCGCCGCCCGCTTGCGCGAGTTGGCGGGTGGGTTGGCCTAGCTTGAGCCGTTGGTAGATTCGAGAGCCATCGCCTCCGCCTCCCGGGTGCCTTCCGTCGCGAAGGCGAGGATCGACCAGAAGAGCACGGCCCCCATGGGGCCTTCGAGCACGACGCCAAAGGCCGCGCCGCTGAGCAGCATCCAGCACCAGCACCAGTAGCGCAGTGTGGGGTGCAGGCTGCCTTGCGCCCGGCTCAGGCGGACGCTGCGCCAGGTGCCGCGCAACATGCCCCAGCAGATCACGCCAAACGCGGCCAGCCCCAGCAGGCCCATGCGCCCGTAGATCGTCAGGATGACGCTGTGCGGGCTGCGCGCGGTAAAGTTGTCCAGCTCGCTGTGGTAGTAGGCTTCCACGAAGGCCGAGGAGAGGCTGTAGCCAAAGCCTAGCCCCGTAATTGGCGCGTGCTGGGTCGTCTCGCGCAACACCGTTTCCCACCACACGAGGCGAAAGCGATTGTTGTCGCCGCTGGAGCGGGCGTCGCGGTTGGTGTAGTGGAAGTCGCCCCCCACATCGACGAGCGACAGCGTGTGCTCGTAGACGCTCCAGACGCGCGTCTGGCGAAAGTCGTCCGCCGCCGCAAAGCTCAGCCATACCACCGGCAGGGCCAGCAACAAGGCACCGCTGGCCGTGATCCACGGGGCCCGGCGCTCGCCCGCCAGATACAGCAGCCACAGGCAGAAGACAAAGCCCGGGATGGCCGCGCGGTTAGTCGTATGAAGCATCAGCAGGCACGAGAGCAGGGCCAGCAGCAGCCACAGGTGTTGTCGCGACTGGCGGAAAGCGTGGTAAAAGAACACGAACGCGCCGCCAAAGTAGCAGGCCACGAGGTCGCCCTTGTAGAAGATGAACGGGATGCCCGCCACGCGCACTTCGTTGACGAAAAACTCGCGGAACTGGGTAAAGAGGAGGTAGCCGGGCACCAGCGCCACGCAGCCCAGCAGCAGCGACAGCTCGACCAGGCGACGACTCTCCGGGTGGCGCGCCACCGGCTGGCAGAGGAAGAAAAAGCCCGCGTAGTAGACGAGCGCAAAGTCTCGCAACGCCAGCACCCCGTATTGGCGGAGGTCGCCCAAGGCCAGCCGCGCCACGCCGATGATCATCA
The Verrucomicrobiota bacterium JB022 DNA segment above includes these coding regions:
- a CDS encoding SufE family protein, with product MTIREKENQLIEELNLIPDAQERLSYVVELGTAYAPLPEALRQDAFRVRGCQSAVWIVPQAEGARFAVDADSSIVKGIACLLGDIYSVGTPQEAAAHESQLLAQTRIDAHLSPNRRRGLQLVAARLRELAGGLA
- a CDS encoding O-antigen ligase family protein; its protein translation is MIDGRWRRIWASVGLLLGGGFLGVQVASGGWLWALALPFGLALYTLQRARPVSFEGLILAVLVFGYIAGNRGFAQLNLGGVFVGEMALVVMALLGLRFLAQRQSLPYRFDTVGMGILLLMIIGVARLALGDLRQYGVLALRDFALVYYAGFFFLCQPVARHPESRRLVELSLLLGCVALVPGYLLFTQFREFFVNEVRVAGIPFIFYKGDLVACYFGGAFVFFYHAFRQSRQHLWLLLALLSCLLMLHTTNRAAIPGFVFCLWLLYLAGERRAPWITASGALLLALPVVWLSFAAADDFRQTRVWSVYEHTLSLVDVGGDFHYTNRDARSSGDNNRFRLVWWETVLRETTQHAPITGLGFGYSLSSAFVEAYYHSELDNFTARSPHSVILTIYGRMGLLGLAAFGVICWGMLRGTWRSVRLSRAQGSLHPTLRYWCWCWMLLSGAAFGVVLEGPMGAVLFWSILAFATEGTREAEAMALESTNGSS